The nucleotide sequence TTTACCTCGACTTTTATTTGATCCAAAAGTGTGacctctttttatgtatttgtttgtaatGTAGCACGAAATATGTCTTGGAAAATAGTGGCAAAAGTCAGGGTCAGTGCAACGTTCTTGATAAATCACAGGAAACCGAAAAAGCAGCACAAATtggattgtttatttgtttgtctttAATCTTTAAATGCTCGTTTCTCAGTACGTTTTGGGCTGTTGTTCACTTTCAAACATCATAACTTTACCTCAGATTTAGGTATCAGAAAATTGAGAAGAATAATGTCCTCTGATAATGTCCagaaaatttttcattttctttttgaatcGGATCacatgaaaaaattatttgcacatatgttgaaacatttcattttaatgaaaaaccttttaaaattgTTCATATTCAAAGGTAGGCTAAATCAGTTTCTTTCAACTGCCTTTCCTAAGGCTATGCCAAATATTTATCTTCAAATGGCTCTATTTTTTATTCCCCTGTAAAGCTTTGCCTGGTATTTTTTGACCAGTTAATATCAAATGTTGCAAATATCtagaatatgaatattaattgtTTGAATGGATTGATTCTGGTAAACAAGAAGCAAGttctgggaaatgtattttgcaaGAAAGAAACATACCGATCTACAAAACCGATGACACTGAAATATACCTTGGACATTATggattttcaatttcattttaatacatatttttatgcatgttcCAGGGATTTAGATATGCTTCTTCCCTTGTCTACTCTGCACacaaaatttatgaaacaaacaataaaagacTTGCATCCTAGGTtaacactgccatctagtgttTGATTGTGACATACTATTttaaaacagatatttcttatattcattttcaattggGTGATACATAAGAACTTGGAAAACAGCTTTAATGTTAATCACGAGATCTGAATGACATTTCTTCATGCACCTGTTTCTGTCCCCATTTGTTAATCTTACATTATCTGTTTGAAAGAAATTACACAAGAAGTCAGTTGACATTGAGTTTCTGGGACAGATAGGCttctaaaaaattaaaatccagCAAAAACATTGCTGAGAAGGGCACTACACTTGCAGTTGATATACACGTCTAAGACACCAGTAGGTGGAGTATGACCATTCAGGCCAGTGCCACTGGTTAGCAAAGAATAATGTCCTCTGAACAGAGTGATAAACAGACATGTCATACTCATGTGGACTGTTGTCAGATTAGTGTTGGAGTGCACTATTCTGTCTCAATGCCCTATACTTAATTTTGATTAATAGTAATACATTTAGATAGCCATTATAAAACCCATGTAATATACAGAAGAATAACATTTGactttattaattattatttctacACAACATAAAATGGAATACATACATGCCCTTGAATCATTTTCAAGAagctacttttttatttaattttttctgggccgcaacagcggggcctgccctacaaacgcgaatgtctgtaagtgactgactgactgagcgatgaagttacaccattggtcggccgagttatgaagttacaccattggtcggccggatcacgtgtgttaggtccagccatatgcttGGTTTTAACCTGGTATTGTTTACAATTTCCATAGGTTGCAGAGCATGAAAACACATAAGGCACATCAAAACAGAATAATGATCCTCCAAGATATGCACCCAAATGCTCCACTTTGCCATTCAGTTCCAAACTGGTCCCAAGGTTAGGGTACTGAGTGTATGACTGATCTTTTTGTCTCTGTGAAGGATGGAAAACAGGCCATGTGAGATGAACTGAAGATGGATGTTTCCTTCAGAGGATCCCTTACAGAAATGTTTACTTGAAATCAAAACGTTTCCAAAGCTGCTTGTAGACTGTGTGTAACTCGAACATTGTTCATATCTCTGAATCCTTAATTGTTCCCATGAGCAAATTTACTTTCTCTCATGTCCACTattgcattctctctctctctctctctctctctctctcacacacacacacaccattcagaaccttaactttcaaaataaacagcCTGGGTAAATACAATAAATGTCCATCCCCCCATCTGATTGGATGGGACAGAGCGGACAGGCTACAGATCAATGTTCAAGCTGTCCACTGTAGAGGGAACTCAGTAGACTCTTCGGATCTCATATGGTGGCCAAGAGCTGCTACCGTCATCTTTGGCCCAGTTAAGAGTGTCACTGGGGACTGGAGCCCCCTCTGAGTCCTCTGTGGAAAGTGGAGCCATTTTGGGTGTCAGGTCGCCAGTGACTGCCATATAAGAGGTACATGGCATGTAGCCTGTGGTAGAGTATGGTGTGGGGTAGTGTGCATCATCCAGTGAATGGAGGGTGTAGGGCTGGGTGCCAGACAGGGCAGAGCTGCGGGCTGAGGCCCGGTAGTGAGTGGGGCTCCCAGACTCTGTACTGAatagagggggtgggggtggggccgCAGCTGCAGCTAGCCCATCAGAGCACAGGACTTCAGTCTGATTCCCAGTGTCTGTGGTGTTCTGCTCCCAGGAGTCTTTCTGCAGGGGGAGAATAGACCAGTGAGAAAGCAGAACACAGTGTTTCCCTTTATGGGGAGCAGACCTATGAGAGAGGCAGCACATAGAGGCTATAACTTTTCCACTTGCCCAGGATATGTCATACTAGGGGACTAGGGGTTTCAGAATGAGTGGAGATATCTATTGATTGAAGAGAATCCACGTTTACCTTGTGACATTTTATGACACAATTATCGTTTGCGCCTGggttgaaattaatttcaggtAGAGAAACTGCATAGTTTGGTTTAAATTTGCTTTTATCATTTCTAAAGCATTAAAAAGGGAGCCATACCAAAAAATAATGTGAAGTCTCTCCGGAGAAGGGCGGCAAGAGAGAGGGCAGTGCCgatggaggaaagagagagctccctccagtggagaatGGCGCACTCCGATAGTCTCCGAGGGCCTCGGCATAGTACCCGTCCATGTAAGAAGGGTATCCCGTCACAGATGAAGGGTCACACGAAAGGGATTTTGAACCCAGAGTCGCGGCGTAAGCCTCGGCTGGGAACGATTTGCCCGGGTGGCTGAACTCCACATCCGAGATAAATGGCCTCCTCATGCCATAGTAACCAGGAAGCATGTGGGTTCCTGCAGcagataattaaaaacaaaaacatactttCATCCATCCCTCATTTTCAttgtatgtttttcaaaattgacTACTATGTCTCCTACACACAAGtaaagcatttacaatttttttagaatttaaaagaaataaaattcctaatttatgttttgtgtgaTGCTCTTACCTGGCATTTGAACAAAGGCAGACTGAGGAGGACTCATTCCACCctgttacaaaaaagaaaagaaaaatagactGTCATTTGCATTCTCCTTCCAATAACCCCTGTTATTCAATAACTACCCATAATTCCCTGGTTAGACATAAGTCCTCCTGTAGATTCTTTAGTCATAGCTTCACCCCCACCTTGTCAAACAAGATTTAACTGAGCTCACTTATACAATACTAACCCAAGACATTTATGCAAGGTGGGCACATGCAGGCATTGCTATTTGCATGAAGTTGCAGCAAGGTGCTTCCATCTGCATTACTGTAATATTAACGTTTGCgctaggatttttttttattactcacAAATGTGTACAGAAGCATTTCAGTTTGTCAGATGGATGATTGCAGTTGTGCCATATAATgggacgacatagctcaggaggtaagagcggttgtctggcagatggagggttgctggttagatcccctgccctgggcatgttgaaatgtccctgagcaagacacctaacccctaattgctctggtgaatgcgaagcatcaattgtaaagtgctttggataatagcgctatataaatgcagtccatttaccattatatatatatatacacacatacataatggTACAACTGTAATTCTctgtaatatatatacatatatatatatatattgaatgtGCGCATGATGGACAGGGTGTTTAACGACATGTAACAACATAATCTTgctttttttcactttaaatgctattttaaaacatcttcattaaatatacaaatgttgCCAAAATATTCTTTGCTTAacaggattttatttatttaatttatttatttatttattcgacagggacaatacacattgatcaacatcactattATGTGATGTAAATGCGCCAGATTTAGCTAGATCGCTAATTTCCATGAATTAGGTATAAAAAGAAATTTATATCAGCACGTATTCTCTGTGTTCGTAGAATATTTGTAACAAAAGAAGCTGTCATGATTCTACATCAATAGTTATGACAATTctaagggccctgactgacaggggccctcaaaaaatattagaacatagaattttctggggtggtgggccCCAACGTAAAATCTATTCATAGGGCCCAAACCCTTGATGGCATCCCTCGCCTggaaaagtttttattttctggacttttccattttaaatgggttgaCATGGACATCTAATCTATGCATCAGAGATGTCCACATTAACCCATTATAGTCTAATGCTATGTTTTTTTGACAATCTGTTTTCATCTTGGCTATTCATTATGATTGGCACATAACCAAACTGAGAGGAAAAAGATGCAAGGTGGTGATGAAATACATTGATAGTTTTTGCATTAGAACATATATATTACTCCACCTGGAATACAAAACAAAGATTGAGAGCTACTGGGGAAAAGACAAAGACATAGATATGTAGGAAATGGGAAaacaacagagggagagaggaagggagagagaaagagactgagaaATAGATGACAGGCTCCCTGCACTTTGCATATTGCAAATGTGACAGGGCTGATACCCAGGCAGGTTTGGTTGGAAGGCAAGCAAAACCTGTGGGTTtgatttgaatgaaatttgTCAGTGCCAAGACTTCCCTCTGTGGCCTACGTGTGCCCCCAGCTCTTCTCTGAAGGCTCCATAGGGAAATAAGGCTGTTAAAACTAATATGTATTCTGAGATCAACCCAGTGACTGATGagtgtggaggggggcggggggcggggggcggggggggttggagagTGTGACAAATCATTCAGGAGATAAACTCTCTGAGGCCTCTCTGAGGTCGGTCGTTCAGGGGCATACAGCTACTTTACAGAGatacccccgcccccagcctccCCTCTTCATCTGGGTGGAAGGATGGATGGTGTAGGGAACTTAGAGACCATATAGGGCAGATAAGCCTTTGCTTTGCCCAGTTGACCCTTTTAAACAAATTCATTGCTTGagctatttttataaataaatactaagCAATGGCATTCATAGATCCAGTTACATATGCCCAttaagtttatatatatatatatatatatatatatatatatatatatcctttatttaaccaggtaaaagtctcattgagattaaaatctctttatCAAGAGTGACCTGGCAAAGAAAGCAGCATAAACATTGTTACAACAATAACACAagaatacaaacagacaaatagaACCATCATACAATAGAAATAAGTGAACACAATATCCAGTTAAAATGCAATACAAGGTCAAGGACATAAACAGGTACAATTTTctaaaacaatttcattttcctgacaatttaactgaaaaaaaacatgtacagaTAATGAACCTAGGTACTCTTTGTGTCTTTAATGAAAGGAGTTCTAGCTCTGTTCAATGAAGaataatattgaataataaCTTCTGATGTATGTCAGAGATATACAACACCACAGTACACACTCTCTGCACTGCCACAAGGGTCCAATGACGAACAGTTTGACATCCTGCCACCCATTTAAACAGTTGGTTtggtttaaatgaattaaatctgCAACAGAAAATATCCAATCCAAAAAATGCTACTTGTCCACTTTACAAAAGTAATGTGTGGACattttattatgtatatttattcgctactttttcttattattaattAGCATAACATGAGCTCCAAGTTAGACACATGATATGCATTTATAAAGTTATATtaaagcagtgcaggttaagtaccttgctcaagggtacagcagttCTGCCCTGTCTGGGATGTGAACCTACAACTTTGAAAAGCCCAGTTTTCTCACCAATATACGGCCACTGtcttcatttctttcacaaTAGGAAGCATCCCAATATGATCAGAGCCCTACCAGCTACTCGGCACACTCCGTAAGACTGCAAATTTGTCAGATGAACAATCATTTCACACACTCTACCTGAGCAAAGACAGGTGGATAAGCTCAGGGAGCTGATTATTGACCATGTTATGCTCACTGATTAACAGTGTTGTTGGTAGTGGATCGGATAGGTACTCCccacctagccttttggagacAACTCAGAACAAGGGACTTGGAATGACTCAAAGGGCCCAGCAACACTTTCTTTACACATGGGCTCTTATCAAAAAGAGATTGTTTCAGGTGGATGAATGTTGGTAGCATGAGGAGGGGGACAATGATCAGCACAccgccctgcaccccccccccccccccccccccacatccctaAGCGTCATCCCATTGTTTGTATGTCCTAGGgctgtttatttgaatttttttatttattatgctaCCACTTTGGTCTGCTAGGATTAGATATTTTTAGAAAAGGCACTTCTCAACTTACCACTGAGATGGTCAAAGATAACAAGGCTTAGTCATTAAAGGAACATAATGCAGCagggattttaaaaagcaaatctTATACTTTAGCTCTTCATTTTGAGATTTTTCGCAGACAATAGCCTTTTGCTTTAGAGGAGTGTACAGCCAGCATGGACATGCCTTCAGCCATTGAGTAGCCTTAGCCACTGGTTGTGCTCCAGGCATACACACTTCAAAACGAGAGAGGATTATGTCCATGACACTAGAGCATATGAAAGTTTCATAATACTGACAAGTCATCCAGTCCATCAAGGCTCATCATTTTGCCTACAGTCAATACTGTCAAGCATGGTCCTGCAAACTAGAAGGGTCTCTTATTCTCCTGACAGTCCTGCCAgactatttaatttattaaaaactctctgtggaaaaaaatctttctttcaaatcgaaaagctatttaaaaataatttccaatcATATCCTCTTATTCTGCTGACAGTAAGAGTCAGCccttaaaagtaaaaaaagaaaaaagtttaatcAAATCCCCCTGAATCTCATTGAATCTTCTCTGAGAACTGTGTTTTTGATACAGGAAATgtggtctgtttttcttttctttttagtattttttatatattttcatagcTGAACAAACCACATGAGAAAGACatcatgacatttttttccttaaacatTAGACAATGACACCTGTCGGTCAAGATGAATGGGACCAACAATGACCACACTGTGTTACATAGGGAGGAGGGCAAgatgtctgttttttattgcaatgcaatatttattcttaaacagtatttttgttA is from Anguilla anguilla isolate fAngAng1 chromosome 9, fAngAng1.pri, whole genome shotgun sequence and encodes:
- the LOC118236497 gene encoding uncharacterized protein C11orf53 homolog encodes the protein METEYSKRVYQGVRVKHTVKDLLAEKRSRQTSGSRYNGGMSPPQSAFVQMPGTHMLPGYYGMRRPFISDVEFSHPGKSFPAEAYAATLGSKSLSCDPSSVTGYPSYMDGYYAEALGDYRSAPFSTGGSSLFPPSALPSLLPPFSGETSHYFLKDSWEQNTTDTGNQTEVLCSDGLAAAAAPPPPPLFSTESGSPTHYRASARSSALSGTQPYTLHSLDDAHYPTPYSTTGYMPCTSYMAVTGDLTPKMAPLSTEDSEGAPVPSDTLNWAKDDGSSSWPPYEIRRVY